The sequence below is a genomic window from Microbacterium abyssi.
GTCGTCGAAGTGGCACGGAACCTCAACATCGAGGTGCCCGTAGAACCGGTCCGCGCGCTCGACGACGTTCAGACCACGGCAGCAGAGGCCCTCGCCGAGCAGTGGAATCTCGGCGGCTCGATGCAGCGCGCGATCAGCGCCCTGAACCGGTGACCCGTTCCCGGGCCGTTGATTCAGCGGCGCCGGAACGCCACGACCATCGCCGACATCAGCGCGACGGTATACACCAGCACGACGCCGGCGATCGCGAGCAGCGGCACCTGCCATCCCCCGCTCCCCTCGCGCATCGCGCCCATGATCGGCGCGCCGAGCGCAGCGAAGGCATACCCGCACCCCTGCACCAGCGCCGACATCGTGGCGGCTTCGCCGTCCGACCTCGACACGCGCACCAGCCCGGTGAAGATCAGCACGAATCCGCTCGAGTGCGTGATCGCGCCGAACGACGCCCAGACGCCCGCCAGCTCGGGGGCGATCAGCATCCCGACCACCATCACTGCGAAGAGCACGCCCAGCAGCAACGCGGAGTAGACCGCGCCGACGTACCGCATGAGCAGCGGAGCGATCATTGCGCCGACGATCGCGACGCCCTGGAACAGCGATGAGAGGGCGCCCGCTGCCGCGGCATCCACGTCGGTCGTGTCGAGCAGGATCGTCGGCAGCCACGTCGACATCGCGTAGTAGACCGTCGACTGGGAGGCGAACGCCGCCACCAGAAGCCAGACGATCGGACGCCGGATGGTCGCCGCGAAGCGGCTGTCGACCACTACCGGCATCGGTCCGGTAATGCTCGCCGCGTCCGCGCTCGGACCGGGACGCGACTCGGCCACATCGCCCGACGCACGCTCAGCCGAGCTCCAGGAGCGCGATCGCAGGATGTGGACGATCCACAGCGCGAGCCCGATGACCGTGAATGCGCCCCACAGCAGCAGCGCCAGCGACCACCCGGTCGCCTCCGCCAGCGGCACGGTCGCGAGAGCCGTCAGCAGCGAGCCCGCGTTCAGCGTCGCCGTGTACACGGCTGTCGCGACGGCGGTGCGCGCCGGCGGCAGGTCGCGTCGGATGATGACCGGGATCACGACGTTGCCGATCGTGATCGCCGCGCCGATGATGACCATGCCCGCGAGCATCGACCCGAACCCGGGGAGCGCTCGCACGAGCGTTCCGACCATGACACCGGCGAGTGAGAGGAGGAGCGCGATCTCGGCTCCAGCTCGGCGGATCACCAGCGCGGCCAGCGGCGTCATCACCGCGAACATGATGACAGGGGCCGTCGTCAGCAAGCCGGCGGACGCCGAGCTGATCCCGAGATCGTCGATGATCTCCGGCAGCACCGGCGTGAGCGCGATGATCGGTGCGCGCAGGCTGAGGGCTGCGACGAGGATCCCGATGAGGACCAGCCACGGGACGGTGCGTCGTGTCATTCCGCCCAGGCCCTCAGGCGTTCCAGTCCCCACGTGGTCACGATGCGCTCCGCGGGAACGCCGGCGTGCTCGGCACGTTCGGCGCCGTAATCGAGAAGCGAGAGCTGTCCAGGTGCGTGTGCGTCCGAGTCGATCGAGAACAGGCATCCGGCATCCAGTGCCATCGCGATCAGCTCGTCCGGCGGATCCTGCCGCTCCGGTCGCGAGTTGATCTCGACCGCCACACCGTGCTCTGCGCAGGCATCGAAGACCGCCCGCGCATCGAACTGCGACTGCGGTCTGGTGCCGCGCTCGCCCTGCACGAGCCGGCCGGTGCAGTGCCCGAGCACGTTCACATGCGGCTGAGTCACGGCGGCAAGCATGCGCCTCGTCATCTCACGCGATTCCATGCGCAGTTTCGAGTGCACGGATGCCACGACGATGTCGAGTTCGTCGAGCAGCGCGGGATCCTGGTCGAGCGCACCGTCCTCGAGGATGTCGACTTCGATGCCGGTGAGCGTCGTGAAGCCTTCGACTGATTCCGCCCGCACCTGCGGCAACTGCTCGCGCAGGCGCTCGGCTGATAGGCCCCGCGCCACCCGCAGCCGCGGCGAGTGATCCGTGATCGCCAGGTACTCGTGCCCGAGCGCCCTGGCCGCAGCGGCCATGACGCCGATGGGCGTCGTGCCGTCCGACCATTCGGTGTGCGCGTGCAGGTCGCCGCGCAGCTTCGCCCGCAGGGTGGACGTCCTCTCCGGCTCGACTTCACCGCGCAGATCGACCAGGTACTCGGGAACTTCGCCAGCCTGAGCCTGCCGGATCACCGAGAACGTCGACTCGCCGATTCCCTTGGCGGCACGAAGCCGCGTCGGGTCGTCGACGATGTCCTGCGGCAGCGCCTTCAGCGTCGCGGCCGCCTGACGGAACGCCTTGGCGCGGTAGCGCGATGCGCGTTCGCGCTCGAGCAGCGACGCGATCTCCAGCAGCGCGTCAACGGGGTCCATGGCGTCTCACGCTGCGGCGAGTTCCCGAGTGGCCGTGACCCAGGCGTCCAGCTTCGCGGCTGCGCTGCCGTCGTCGATTGCGGCCTCGGCGCGCGCGTAACCGTCTCGGAGGCGCTCGAGGATCGGACGCGTCGCCTGCGTGGCATCCTGCGCGAGCTCGTACGCGACGATGCCCGCCGCGGCGTTGAGGAGGACGATGTCGCGCACAGGCCCCTTCGTGCCGGCCAGCGTGTCGCGGAGCACACCGGCGTTGTGCTCGGGCGAGCCGCCGATGAGATCGGCGAGATCCGCCGTGGGGATGCCGAGATCACGAGGATCGAGGTCGTGCTCATGGATGTCGCCGCGCGACACCTCCCAGATCCGGCTGTGGCCGGTGGTGGTCAGCTCGTCGAGCCCGTCGTCGCCGCGGAACACGAGCGCTGTCGCACCACGCGTACGGAAGACGCCGGTGATCAGCGGTACGCGCTCGAGCTGAGCGACGCCGACCGCGTTCGCCTCGGCGCGCGCCGGGTTGCAGAGCGGGCCGAGCATGTTGAACACGGTGGGGACGCCCAGTTCGCCTCTGGCGGCGCCGGCGTGCTTGAAGCCCGGGTGGAAGGCGGCCGCCCACGCGAAAGTGATGCCGGTGCGATCGAGCACCGCGGCGACGTCCTCGGGAGAGATCGACAGCTGCAGGCCGAGTGCACCGAGCACGTCAGACGACCCGGACGAAGAACTGGCCGCACGGTTTCCGTGCTTGACGACCGGGATGCCCGTCGCACCGATGATGATCGCCGCAGTGGTAGAGACATTGACCGTGCCGACTCTGTCCCCTCCAGTGCCGACGATGTCGAGCACGTTCGCGGACACGGGGAGCGGCACGGCGGCTTCCAGGATCGCGTCGCGGAATCCGACGATCTCGTCGATCGTCTCGCCCTTGGCGCGCAGAGCGACCAGGAACCCGGCCAGTAGCGCGTCGGAGACCTTGCCCTGCATCACCTGGCGCATCGCCCAGGTCGACTCCCAGACACTGAGATCGCGCCCCTCCAGAAGAGTGGTGAGGACGTCGGGCCAGGTCGGGGAATCAGCCATGACAGAGATCCTATCGGCGCGAATAAATTCCTGGTGCGCGGCCCGTCGCTGTGCGATCTCCGGTTTCCGTTGAATTCACCGAGGATTCGCAGTGTTTTCTTAGGGTCCCCTAAGTCTACGAACACCGAAACGGGGATGCCGGGTGCAAGAATCACGGCCGCGGATCGGCCATAATGGAGGGGTGACCACCTCAGCGACCTATGCCCCGGCGGCAAGAACGATCAAGCGCCCGAATCCGGTAGCTGTCGGCACCATCGTGTGGCTCGGCAGCGAGGTGATGTTCTTCGCGGGACTGTTCGCGATCTACTTCACCCTTCGCAGCACCTCCCCCGAACTCTGGGCGGACCGCACCGAGCTGCTGAACGTCCCGTTCGCCGCCGTCAACACGGCCATCCTGGTGTTCTCCTCCGTGACGTGCCAGATGGGCGTGTTCGCGGCCGAGGACATGCAGGCCTACCGCATCAAGAAGGGGCAGCTCAACGGCGCAGGACGCCGTCGCCTCTTCGGCTGGGGAATGGTCGAGTGGTTCTGGCTCACCTTCGCGCTCGGCGCGATCTTCGTCTCCGGTCAGGTCTGGGAGTACGCCCAGCTGGTCGCCGAGGGGCTGCCGATCCAGGCTGACTCCTACGCGTCGGCCTTCTACCTGACCACGGGCTTCCACGCCCTCCACGTCACCGGCGGACTCATCGCGTTCCTGCTCGTCATCGGACGCGCGTTCGCGGTCAAGAACTTCACGCACAAGGAGGCGACCACCTCGATCGTCGTGTCTTACTACTGGCACTTCGTCGACGTCGTCTGGATCGTGCTGTTCTTCGTCATCTACTTCCTGAAATAAGAGCGGAGCTGACCTGCGAAATGGCACGAGAGAAGAAGCGTCGCTCGAACGGACGCCGTAGCCCCCTGGCCGCTGCGGCGCTGATCGGTGCGGGACTCCTGATCACCGGCGGCATCTACGCCGGCGCGTCCGCGGCGATCGCCGCGACCGAGACCCCGACGGCGGCGAGCACTCAGCTCACGGTCGACGACGGCGAGAAGCTGTTCCAGGCGAACTGTGCGACCTGTCACGGTCTCGACCTGCAGGGAACGGACAACGGCCCGAGCCTCTATGGCGTCGGCGAGTTGTCCGTCGAGTTCCAGGTCGCCACCGGTCGTATGCCGCTGCAGATGCAGGGACCACAGGCTCCACAGAAGCCTGTGCAGTTCACGCAGGACCAGATCGAGGCCATGGCCTCCTATGTCCAGTCAGTCGCCCCCGGACCCACCTACCCCGCTGACGAGATCCTCGACGGCGAAGGCGACGTGGCTCACGGCGCCGAGCTGTTCCGGATCAACTGCGCCATGTGCCACAACGTGGCAGCGGCCGGCGGTGCTCTCACCGAGGGCAAGTACGCCCCGCCGCTGACCAGCACCAGCGCCCTGCACATCTACGCGGCCATGGTCACCGGCCCGCAGAACATGCCGGTGTTCGGCGACATGAACCTGTCGGACGAGGACAAGCGCGACATCATCTCGGCGCTGCTCTTCCAGCAGCAGGAGGTCCAGGTCGGCGGCTTCACGCTGGGCTCGCTCGGACCCGTCTCCGAGGGCCTGTTCATCTGGATCTTCGGCATCGGCGCCCTCGTCGGCGCGACCGTGTGGATCACGGCGAAGTCCAACTGACGCATATTCATCGAAGAGGAACGTACGAGGAGCACCATGGCACACGACGACGACTCGCAGGCCCTTGACAGGGCCTACCAGCCCTCTCCGGGGCTGGGTGTCGCAGTCAGCGATCCCGTGCAGAACCCGGGTCTGCCGCCGCACCGCGAGCGGATGACAGACCTGGACCCGAAGGCCGAGAAGCGCGCGGCACGGACTGTCTACACGCTGTTCTACCTGTCGCTCGCCGGAAGCATCTGGGCCGTCGCTGCGTACATGCTGTTCCCCATCGAGGACGGCTCGATGGCGGCGATCCGCAACAACAACCTCTTCATCGGTCTCGGCATCGCCCTGGCGCTGCTCTCGATCGGCCTCGGTGCGATCCACTGGTCCAAGGCGCTGATGAGCGACAAGGAGTTCATCGAGCACCGGCACCCCACTCGCGGCAAGGACGCGACGCGCGAGGCCGCGATCCAGGCATTCGCCGAGGCGAACGAGGAGTCCGGCTTCGGGCGCCGCGTGATGATCCGCAACTCACTGATCGCCGCTGTGGTCGCCTCCGTCGTTCCCGGTGTCGCACTGTTCCGCGGGCTCGCACCGCACAGCACCCCCGAGAACCCCACGGCAGGCGACCCCGTCGCACTGCTGAAGCACACGATGTGGGCTGAGGGCCAGCGCCTGGTCCGCGACCCGGACGGCACGCCCATCCGCGCGGCAGACGTCACGCTCGGCTCGGCTTTCCACGTGATCCCCGAGGATCTGGCAACCCTGTCGCACCACGACGGATACCTCGAGGAGAAGGCCAAGGCCATCGTGCTGATGATGCGCCTCCGTCCTGAGCAGCTCATCGAGTCCGAGGAGCGCAAGGACTGGTCGTACGACGGCATCGTCGCTTACTCCAAGGTCTGCACCCACGTCGGCTGCCCGGTGGCTCTCTACGAGCAGCAGACGCACCACCTGCTTTGCCCCTGCCACCAGTCGCAGTTCGACGTCACCGACCACGCCAAGGTCATCTTCGGCCCGGCCGCGCGTCCGCTGCCCCAGCTGCCGATCACGGTCGACGACGAGGGCTACCTCGTCGCGCGCAGCGATTTCGAAGAACCCGTCGGCCCGAGCTTCTGGGAGCGCCATTGAGCACCGCAACGCTGTCCAAAGAGGACAAGGACAACCAGGCCCCCCTCGGCGGCCGCTTCGTCGGCGCCGCGTCGAACTACATCGATGAGCGCACCAGCCTCTCCGGCTTCGTCAAGGAGCTGGGCCGCAAGATCTTCCCCGACCACTGGTCGTTCATGCTCGGCGAGATCGCGCTGTGGAGCTTCGTGGTCGTGTTCCTGTCCGGAACCTTCCTGACGTTCTTCTTCGAGGCCTCGATGGTCGAGACGCACTACACCGGCGCCTACGCACCGATGCGCGGCATCGAGATGTCCGCCGCGCTCGAGTCGACGCTGCACATCTCGTTCGACCTGCGCGGTGGCCTGCTGGTTCGCCAGATCCATCACTGGGCCGCTCTGGTGTTCGTCGCCGGTATCGGCGTGCACATGCTCCGCATCTTCTTCACCGGTGCGTTCCGCAAGCCGCGCGAACTCAACTGGGTGATCGGCTTCGTGCTGTTCATCCTCGCGCTTGCCGAGGGCTTCACCGGCTACTCGCTGCCGGATGACCTGCTCTCGGGCAACGGCCTCCGCATCATCGACGGCATGGTGAAGGGCATCCCGCTCATCGGCACGTGGACCTCCTTCCTGCTGTTCGGCGGCGAGTTCCCCGGCACCGACATCGTCGGCCGTCTGTACACACTGCACATCCTGTTGCTGCCACTGCTGGTGATCGGCCTCATCGTCGTGCACCTGATGCTGATGGTCATCAACAAGCACACTCAGTTCGCCGGGCCCGGCCGCACGAACGACAACGTCGTCGGCTACCCGATGATGCCGGTGTACATGTCGAAGATGGGCGGCTTCCTGTTCATCGTCTTCGGTGCGATCGTGCTCATCGCGACGTTCTTCCAGATCAACCCGGTCTGGAACTACGGCCCGTACGACCCCTCCCCCGTCTCGGCAGGTACGCAGCCGGACTGGTACATCGGCTTCGCCGACGGCGCGCTGCGCCTGGCCCCGTCGAACTGGGACATCGTGTTCCTCGACCACACCTGGTCGTTCGGCATCCTCGTGCCTGTCGCGATCCTCGGACTGTTCATCGTCGCCGTGGCGATCTACCCCTTCATCGAGGCGTGGGTGACCGGCGACAAGCGCGAGCACCACATCGCCCAGCGCCCGCGCAACGCCGCGACGCGTACCGCGATCGGCGTGGCCGGTGTCATCTTCTACGCGGTGATGTGGGCTGCGGCCTCGTCCGACCTCATGGCGACACACTTCCACCTCACCATGGAAGGCGTCATCCACACGCTGCAGGCTCTGCTGTTCCTCGGACCGATCATCGGCTACTTCGTCACCAAGCGCATCTGTCTCGCGCTGCAGAAGAAGGACCGCGAGATCGTGCTGCACGGTTATGAGTCGGGCCGCATCGTCCGCCTTCCCGGCGGGGAGTTCATCGAGGTCCACCAGCCGGTCGACAAGTACGACCGCTGGAAGCTCATCGACGTCGACGGTTACGAGCCGCTCGTGGTGCGCCCGAACACGAAGGGCCGCATCCCGTGGACGCAGAACCTGCGCTCCTCGCTCTCGCGCTGGTTCTACGAGGACCGCCTCTCGCCGCTGACCCAGGCCGAGGTGAGTGCCGCAGATGCCCACCAGCACCACGTCACGACGCATATGGACGAGGCTGAGGCTGCCGAGATCCAGGGCGCTCACGAGCGCGCAGGCGCTCCTGACGCCCCGCTGTACCCGACCGAGACGCACGTCGACGAGACGGCGAACACGCCGAGTTCGGTGATCGCCACCGAGCCGGACGAGGACTCGCGGGAGAACAGAACGACGAAGCAGGA
It includes:
- a CDS encoding cytochrome c oxidase subunit 3, giving the protein MTTSATYAPAARTIKRPNPVAVGTIVWLGSEVMFFAGLFAIYFTLRSTSPELWADRTELLNVPFAAVNTAILVFSSVTCQMGVFAAEDMQAYRIKKGQLNGAGRRRLFGWGMVEWFWLTFALGAIFVSGQVWEYAQLVAEGLPIQADSYASAFYLTTGFHALHVTGGLIAFLLVIGRAFAVKNFTHKEATTSIVVSYYWHFVDVVWIVLFFVIYFLK
- a CDS encoding PHP domain-containing protein, yielding MDPVDALLEIASLLERERASRYRAKAFRQAAATLKALPQDIVDDPTRLRAAKGIGESTFSVIRQAQAGEVPEYLVDLRGEVEPERTSTLRAKLRGDLHAHTEWSDGTTPIGVMAAAARALGHEYLAITDHSPRLRVARGLSAERLREQLPQVRAESVEGFTTLTGIEVDILEDGALDQDPALLDELDIVVASVHSKLRMESREMTRRMLAAVTQPHVNVLGHCTGRLVQGERGTRPQSQFDARAVFDACAEHGVAVEINSRPERQDPPDELIAMALDAGCLFSIDSDAHAPGQLSLLDYGAERAEHAGVPAERIVTTWGLERLRAWAE
- a CDS encoding cytochrome b; amino-acid sequence: MSTATLSKEDKDNQAPLGGRFVGAASNYIDERTSLSGFVKELGRKIFPDHWSFMLGEIALWSFVVVFLSGTFLTFFFEASMVETHYTGAYAPMRGIEMSAALESTLHISFDLRGGLLVRQIHHWAALVFVAGIGVHMLRIFFTGAFRKPRELNWVIGFVLFILALAEGFTGYSLPDDLLSGNGLRIIDGMVKGIPLIGTWTSFLLFGGEFPGTDIVGRLYTLHILLLPLLVIGLIVVHLMLMVINKHTQFAGPGRTNDNVVGYPMMPVYMSKMGGFLFIVFGAIVLIATFFQINPVWNYGPYDPSPVSAGTQPDWYIGFADGALRLAPSNWDIVFLDHTWSFGILVPVAILGLFIVAVAIYPFIEAWVTGDKREHHIAQRPRNAATRTAIGVAGVIFYAVMWAAASSDLMATHFHLTMEGVIHTLQALLFLGPIIGYFVTKRICLALQKKDREIVLHGYESGRIVRLPGGEFIEVHQPVDKYDRWKLIDVDGYEPLVVRPNTKGRIPWTQNLRSSLSRWFYEDRLSPLTQAEVSAADAHQHHVTTHMDEAEAAEIQGAHERAGAPDAPLYPTETHVDETANTPSSVIATEPDEDSRENRTTKQEDVDGE
- the trpD gene encoding anthranilate phosphoribosyltransferase, with amino-acid sequence MADSPTWPDVLTTLLEGRDLSVWESTWAMRQVMQGKVSDALLAGFLVALRAKGETIDEIVGFRDAILEAAVPLPVSANVLDIVGTGGDRVGTVNVSTTAAIIIGATGIPVVKHGNRAASSSSGSSDVLGALGLQLSISPEDVAAVLDRTGITFAWAAAFHPGFKHAGAARGELGVPTVFNMLGPLCNPARAEANAVGVAQLERVPLITGVFRTRGATALVFRGDDGLDELTTTGHSRIWEVSRGDIHEHDLDPRDLGIPTADLADLIGGSPEHNAGVLRDTLAGTKGPVRDIVLLNAAAGIVAYELAQDATQATRPILERLRDGYARAEAAIDDGSAAAKLDAWVTATRELAAA
- a CDS encoding ubiquinol-cytochrome c reductase iron-sulfur subunit, with the protein product MAHDDDSQALDRAYQPSPGLGVAVSDPVQNPGLPPHRERMTDLDPKAEKRAARTVYTLFYLSLAGSIWAVAAYMLFPIEDGSMAAIRNNNLFIGLGIALALLSIGLGAIHWSKALMSDKEFIEHRHPTRGKDATREAAIQAFAEANEESGFGRRVMIRNSLIAAVVASVVPGVALFRGLAPHSTPENPTAGDPVALLKHTMWAEGQRLVRDPDGTPIRAADVTLGSAFHVIPEDLATLSHHDGYLEEKAKAIVLMMRLRPEQLIESEERKDWSYDGIVAYSKVCTHVGCPVALYEQQTHHLLCPCHQSQFDVTDHAKVIFGPAARPLPQLPITVDDEGYLVARSDFEEPVGPSFWERH
- a CDS encoding CynX/NimT family MFS transporter; this translates as MTRRTVPWLVLIGILVAALSLRAPIIALTPVLPEIIDDLGISSASAGLLTTAPVIMFAVMTPLAALVIRRAGAEIALLLSLAGVMVGTLVRALPGFGSMLAGMVIIGAAITIGNVVIPVIIRRDLPPARTAVATAVYTATLNAGSLLTALATVPLAEATGWSLALLLWGAFTVIGLALWIVHILRSRSWSSAERASGDVAESRPGPSADAASITGPMPVVVDSRFAATIRRPIVWLLVAAFASQSTVYYAMSTWLPTILLDTTDVDAAAAGALSSLFQGVAIVGAMIAPLLMRYVGAVYSALLLGVLFAVMVVGMLIAPELAGVWASFGAITHSSGFVLIFTGLVRVSRSDGEAATMSALVQGCGYAFAALGAPIMGAMREGSGGWQVPLLAIAGVVLVYTVALMSAMVVAFRRR
- a CDS encoding c-type cytochrome, with the protein product MAREKKRRSNGRRSPLAAAALIGAGLLITGGIYAGASAAIAATETPTAASTQLTVDDGEKLFQANCATCHGLDLQGTDNGPSLYGVGELSVEFQVATGRMPLQMQGPQAPQKPVQFTQDQIEAMASYVQSVAPGPTYPADEILDGEGDVAHGAELFRINCAMCHNVAAAGGALTEGKYAPPLTSTSALHIYAAMVTGPQNMPVFGDMNLSDEDKRDIISALLFQQQEVQVGGFTLGSLGPVSEGLFIWIFGIGALVGATVWITAKSN